Proteins encoded within one genomic window of Fibrobacter sp. UWB16:
- a CDS encoding phospholipid-binding protein MlaC codes for MFKKILIAIACASLLSFAAEDPVSVVKSKDVELQNIIKKSKRTAKETERVKSLLNDSFDFALLAKKSLAASDWKAQDEASQQKFVTEFQRMVRNSSANRLELYRADSTIYEPAKMKGTDDARVVAHLWNKGKESVLEYKMTLVNGKWKAWDLVIDDLSTARNYKEQFSKILKDKSFAELIDIISKKADEAEK; via the coding sequence ATGTTTAAGAAAATTTTGATCGCTATTGCCTGTGCTTCGCTCTTGTCTTTTGCTGCCGAAGATCCGGTATCTGTCGTGAAAAGCAAGGACGTTGAATTGCAGAACATCATCAAGAAGTCCAAGCGTACCGCTAAGGAAACTGAACGCGTCAAGAGCCTTTTGAATGATTCTTTTGATTTTGCTTTGCTCGCTAAGAAGTCTTTGGCCGCAAGTGACTGGAAGGCTCAGGACGAAGCTTCCCAGCAGAAGTTCGTGACGGAATTCCAGCGCATGGTCCGCAACTCCAGTGCAAATCGCCTTGAACTTTATCGCGCCGATTCCACGATTTATGAACCGGCCAAGATGAAGGGTACGGACGATGCTCGCGTTGTCGCTCACTTGTGGAACAAGGGCAAGGAATCGGTGCTCGAATACAAGATGACGCTTGTGAATGGCAAGTGGAAGGCTTGGGACTTGGTCATCGATGACCTTTCTACGGCCCGTAACTACAAGGAACAGTTCAGCAAAATCCTGAAAGACAAGAGCTTTGCCGAATTGATCGATATTATCAGCAAGAAGGCTGACGAAGCCGAAAAGTAA
- a CDS encoding lytic transglycosylase domain-containing protein, with the protein MKSSVRLSSMSVSVLFIIGFAVLFFFASEWYSNSRKLEKLAYQERILHNDMEHLEVVGKWTLDYVKIEKALTYMLGDRISEVSFRILAEHLWQISQSYSLDPLIILAVVAQESRGNPLARGRFQTGKFSGALGLMQIKLETAKKIGRRFGLVIEGEDDLMRPEVNVVVGSAYLIRLIGKYGNLREALVAYNLGHTAVDKLLEKNAPLPTSYYEGVVRKYRDLMNHCSI; encoded by the coding sequence GTGAAAAGTAGCGTTCGTCTTTCTTCGATGAGCGTAAGCGTTCTGTTTATCATAGGCTTCGCCGTATTGTTCTTTTTTGCGAGCGAATGGTATTCCAATAGCCGTAAACTTGAAAAGCTTGCTTATCAGGAACGTATTCTCCATAATGATATGGAACATTTGGAGGTGGTGGGCAAGTGGACGCTCGATTACGTGAAAATCGAAAAGGCGCTCACATACATGCTTGGTGATAGAATCTCCGAGGTGAGTTTCCGTATTCTGGCAGAACATTTGTGGCAGATTTCACAATCGTATTCTTTGGACCCATTGATTATTCTTGCTGTTGTTGCGCAGGAAAGCCGAGGAAACCCGCTTGCCCGTGGACGTTTCCAGACGGGAAAATTTTCGGGTGCGCTCGGCTTGATGCAGATAAAACTGGAAACCGCGAAAAAGATTGGCCGCAGGTTTGGGCTTGTTATAGAAGGTGAAGACGACTTGATGCGCCCGGAAGTGAACGTGGTTGTTGGCTCTGCTTACCTGATTCGCCTGATTGGAAAGTATGGCAATTTGAGGGAGGCGCTAGTGGCTTATAACCTTGGCCATACCGCTGTCGACAAGCTCCTTGAAAAGAATGCTCCGCTCCCGACTTCTTACTATGAAGGGGTGGTGAGGAAATATCGGGATTTAATGAATCACTGCTCCATTTAA
- a CDS encoding glycoside hydrolase gives MNPRISFVLQMSPSTSYENLEAVARNLLEGLNVLLNSEQVKCSIFLDGPVIEALYNVAKPLMFGKIQNAIRNGVLEFLGGGYYDPMLPLFPEDLQTMQLELHRDYLKKVLGAEPQGYFNSSLVWEPGMADVLERSRFDYALVTESAVQDALGRSTPVSGWFTLEDRGALIRIVPVSEVLSKAIAEDNLSWRSVAEQYCRDGKSAIALLDIPSEPEEIVNFFGRFVDFVEMNEVQTRTVGFAVDQLETCGTISFLVSAGRRLGLPSTARTCRELLIRRPEINMHHKSFLNLYRRARSVLSGKKWLEFCHALLPAMAPLYFRDMHNRSGMRSMMVRKRSNRMLLSASQVLDDLTGFSGLRVDVCDFLLRGKKVLFCENPESSYLLDYRIGGALRVWNYKGAKTNLVNSWRDDGEPSFAFLDCLVPNVDFTPVKLEQMLYDRKHLLADPYDYRILRSDVGTEIMLDEEQGFDNEERKALFKIKKVFTFQGDAAKFTVSYAIDNLAYVNTKGYFGTILELGLLSHGDVNKVWIDGKNVKWNMVEPLLYPDGQSLEIRDEKAGCVFRMAFDRPTSIFIGSIFGATSTAAPQAFQGIRVFPFWNAPFNVLDRKAFKISVSVTKR, from the coding sequence ATGAATCCTAGAATATCCTTTGTATTGCAGATGTCGCCATCGACCTCGTATGAAAACCTTGAGGCGGTCGCGCGTAACTTGCTCGAAGGGTTGAATGTTCTTCTGAATTCGGAACAGGTAAAGTGCTCCATCTTCTTGGATGGGCCTGTGATTGAGGCGCTTTACAATGTGGCAAAGCCGTTGATGTTCGGCAAAATTCAGAATGCGATTCGCAATGGGGTTCTCGAATTTTTAGGCGGTGGCTATTACGATCCTATGCTTCCGCTTTTTCCGGAAGATTTGCAGACGATGCAGCTGGAGTTGCATCGCGACTACTTGAAGAAGGTGCTTGGCGCAGAACCGCAGGGATATTTCAATTCCTCGCTGGTGTGGGAGCCGGGCATGGCCGATGTTCTGGAGCGTTCCCGTTTTGATTATGCGCTTGTGACAGAATCGGCTGTGCAAGATGCACTTGGGCGCTCGACGCCTGTATCAGGCTGGTTTACGCTTGAAGACCGTGGTGCACTTATTCGCATTGTCCCTGTGTCCGAGGTTCTTTCGAAGGCTATTGCCGAAGACAATCTTTCTTGGCGTTCTGTTGCGGAACAATATTGCCGTGATGGAAAGTCTGCTATTGCGCTTTTGGATATTCCGTCGGAGCCTGAAGAAATAGTCAATTTCTTTGGGCGCTTTGTAGACTTTGTCGAGATGAATGAGGTTCAGACTAGAACCGTTGGTTTTGCTGTAGATCAGCTGGAAACTTGCGGTACGATTAGTTTCCTTGTTTCGGCGGGCCGCAGGCTAGGGCTGCCTTCGACGGCGCGAACTTGTCGTGAACTTTTGATTCGCCGTCCAGAGATCAATATGCACCACAAGTCTTTCCTGAATTTGTACAGGAGAGCTCGCAGTGTGCTTTCGGGCAAGAAGTGGCTTGAATTTTGCCATGCGCTTTTGCCGGCGATGGCTCCGCTTTATTTTAGGGATATGCACAACCGCTCGGGCATGCGTTCCATGATGGTACGCAAGCGCTCGAACCGCATGTTGCTTTCGGCTTCGCAAGTTCTCGATGACCTTACTGGATTCTCTGGGCTTCGCGTGGATGTGTGCGATTTTTTGCTCCGTGGCAAAAAAGTTCTCTTTTGCGAAAATCCGGAATCGTCTTACTTGCTCGATTACCGCATTGGCGGTGCGCTCCGTGTATGGAATTACAAGGGTGCAAAGACGAATCTCGTGAACTCTTGGCGCGATGACGGCGAACCTTCGTTTGCCTTCTTGGATTGCCTTGTGCCGAATGTGGACTTTACGCCGGTCAAGCTGGAGCAGATGCTCTACGACCGTAAGCACTTGCTTGCAGACCCGTATGACTATCGTATTTTGCGTTCCGATGTCGGCACCGAGATTATGTTAGACGAGGAACAGGGCTTTGACAATGAAGAGCGCAAAGCTTTGTTCAAAATAAAGAAAGTCTTTACGTTCCAGGGCGACGCTGCCAAGTTTACCGTTTCGTATGCGATAGACAATCTTGCGTATGTGAACACGAAGGGCTATTTCGGGACGATTCTCGAGCTTGGGCTTTTGTCTCATGGCGATGTCAACAAAGTCTGGATTGACGGCAAAAATGTCAAGTGGAATATGGTGGAGCCGCTTTTGTATCCGGATGGCCAGTCGCTTGAAATTCGCGATGAAAAGGCTGGTTGCGTGTTCCGCATGGCGTTTGATCGTCCGACGTCTATCTTTATCGGCTCCATCTTTGGAGCAACTTCAACTGCAGCTCCGCAGGCGTTCCAAGGCATTCGCGTGTTCCCGTTCTGGAATGCTCCGTTCAACGTGCTTGACCGCAAGGCGTTCAAGATTTCTGTGTCGGTGACGAAGAGGTAA
- a CDS encoding pseudouridine synthase, whose amino-acid sequence MAVLTLERLLASMGFGSRKDARGLVRMGLVELDGKVLDDPFMEFKTRPEYITVNGEEAPTVEKLYVMLFKPTDVECSHNARDHKPVYDLLPERFTAMGIQSVGRLDADSSGLLLLSNQGDFIHKVESPKKGLWKKYRVTLARPFTDAQKAELLAGVMLKDERRPVLAREIEVNGDAVDISIGEGLYHQVRRMFAAVGNHVETLERIAIGPVVLDRTLGEGGWRFLTEEEVAALS is encoded by the coding sequence ATGGCTGTTTTGACTTTGGAACGTTTGCTTGCTTCGATGGGCTTTGGCAGTCGCAAGGATGCGCGTGGGTTAGTGCGCATGGGCCTTGTGGAACTGGACGGCAAGGTTCTCGATGACCCGTTCATGGAATTCAAGACGCGTCCGGAATACATCACGGTGAATGGAGAAGAAGCGCCGACGGTCGAGAAGTTGTACGTGATGCTTTTCAAGCCAACGGATGTGGAATGCAGCCACAACGCTCGTGACCACAAGCCTGTGTACGATTTGCTGCCGGAACGCTTTACGGCAATGGGCATCCAGTCCGTCGGACGCTTGGATGCGGATTCTTCGGGACTCTTGTTGCTCTCGAATCAAGGTGACTTTATCCACAAGGTCGAAAGCCCGAAGAAGGGACTCTGGAAAAAGTATCGCGTGACGCTTGCACGCCCGTTTACAGATGCGCAGAAGGCGGAACTCTTGGCGGGCGTGATGCTCAAGGATGAAAGACGTCCGGTGCTGGCTCGCGAGATTGAAGTGAACGGAGATGCGGTGGACATCTCGATTGGCGAGGGACTGTACCATCAGGTTCGTCGTATGTTCGCTGCAGTCGGCAATCACGTCGAAACGCTTGAACGCATTGCGATTGGACCGGTTGTTCTGGATCGTACGCTGGGTGAGGGCGGTTGGCGATTCCTCACCGAAGAAGAAGTCGCTGCACTGTCGTAA
- a CDS encoding TolC family protein: MIRNLIFILGMTGIALAGEVRYDCLRFVEQGLTSDPQMEELRYGTEAKKNKIGALKSEVILPTFYVSMMVGPAPGLKEYNDYYFNQSGDTLGVEKGEKYDFSRMGPFWGVEAKFIQPLNLGQYRTGKLALEADLQQKTFEIENSTLKKEVELQTYYYNYLLALEMKRLAADAKKRVDKAYDQLEEALDEDEPTVSQTDLLNLKAKMHSVKEGVIEADLGMKRVQLAIRFALSLPEGDSFVAEDTVLAMRTETMPTEEQVRELTVKHNPELKQLEAGLRARRFQMDLAEAKLAPEFFVMGEFEYVKSWAGNRNVLQKNAFAQDAVNRISGLIGVGLKYRLNFWKNWEDFRQARTEYRGLKLKESYASDGLVAKAVEQYYQVVAAKEKLDALRESLRATESLLKDAAMKYDLDKSQTSALVSAYTQNISMQKDYYFAVCRYNVEFAGLVAKMGLSIQKYNSYFK, encoded by the coding sequence GTGATTAGGAATCTGATTTTTATTCTTGGAATGACGGGGATCGCCTTGGCGGGCGAGGTCCGTTATGATTGCTTGCGTTTTGTAGAGCAGGGACTTACGAGTGACCCGCAGATGGAAGAACTGCGTTATGGTACCGAAGCCAAGAAAAATAAGATTGGCGCACTCAAGTCAGAAGTTATTTTACCGACCTTTTATGTGTCGATGATGGTTGGGCCTGCTCCGGGTCTCAAAGAGTATAACGATTACTATTTCAATCAATCTGGGGATACCTTAGGTGTTGAAAAGGGCGAAAAGTACGATTTTTCCAGGATGGGGCCTTTCTGGGGTGTCGAAGCCAAGTTTATCCAACCGTTGAACTTGGGCCAGTATCGAACAGGCAAGTTGGCTCTTGAAGCGGATCTGCAGCAAAAGACGTTTGAAATTGAAAACTCTACGCTCAAAAAAGAAGTCGAGCTCCAGACCTATTATTACAACTACCTGCTTGCTCTTGAAATGAAGCGTCTTGCCGCCGATGCCAAAAAGCGGGTCGACAAGGCTTATGATCAGCTCGAAGAAGCTTTGGATGAAGACGAACCGACCGTTTCGCAGACGGATCTTCTGAATTTGAAAGCCAAAATGCATTCGGTCAAGGAAGGCGTGATCGAGGCTGACCTCGGCATGAAGCGTGTGCAGCTTGCTATCCGTTTTGCGCTTTCTTTACCGGAGGGCGATTCTTTTGTTGCTGAGGATACCGTGCTTGCCATGAGAACGGAAACGATGCCGACAGAAGAGCAGGTTCGTGAATTGACGGTTAAGCATAATCCGGAGTTGAAACAGCTTGAGGCCGGTTTACGTGCTCGTCGATTCCAAATGGACTTGGCTGAAGCAAAACTTGCTCCTGAGTTCTTTGTCATGGGTGAGTTTGAATACGTGAAGAGCTGGGCGGGTAACCGTAACGTGTTGCAGAAAAACGCATTTGCTCAGGATGCTGTGAACCGTATTTCTGGACTTATTGGCGTTGGCTTAAAATACCGCTTGAACTTCTGGAAAAACTGGGAAGATTTTCGACAGGCGAGAACGGAGTATCGTGGACTTAAGTTGAAAGAAAGCTATGCCTCGGATGGGCTTGTCGCAAAAGCTGTTGAACAGTATTATCAGGTTGTGGCGGCTAAAGAAAAGCTTGATGCTTTGCGCGAAAGTCTGCGTGCGACAGAATCGCTATTGAAAGATGCAGCCATGAAATACGACCTCGATAAATCCCAAACGAGTGCGCTTGTTTCGGCCTATACGCAGAATATTTCCATGCAAAAAGATTATTATTTCGCCGTTTGCCGATATAACGTCGAATTTGCCGGATTAGTGGCAAAGATGGGTTTGTCTATCCAGAAGTATAATTCGTATTTTAAATAA